The following are encoded together in the Streptomyces tsukubensis genome:
- a CDS encoding DUF1990 family protein, whose product MAREWRLHSAEAAAKLLSLRDLPVNYSLPPGRTPAPEQGWHVDALRQWVAREPPGDPVPGGAWDIACGLVRDYQFPAPGILGGLYRRDDELLGRNMLLEGRFCGLRFDMGVRVTSVTDEVRGEGEAAQRVWGWGYRTLLGHLEEGELTYEVIKHLTSGDVEFRISGYSRRAPIPNPLVRVGFMVFGRMTQRRFYRHSAERLRVLTQAEVRGAPPVRPHPVPGGDGNLVVAPSRSRAYGVL is encoded by the coding sequence ATGGCGCGTGAATGGCGACTCCACAGCGCCGAGGCCGCCGCCAAGCTGCTCTCCCTGCGTGACCTCCCGGTCAACTACTCCCTTCCCCCGGGCCGGACTCCGGCGCCCGAGCAGGGCTGGCACGTGGACGCGCTGCGCCAGTGGGTCGCCCGCGAACCGCCGGGTGACCCCGTGCCGGGCGGGGCATGGGACATCGCCTGTGGGCTGGTGCGCGACTACCAGTTTCCGGCGCCGGGCATCCTCGGCGGCCTCTACCGCCGCGACGACGAACTGCTCGGCCGGAACATGCTGCTCGAAGGCCGTTTCTGCGGTCTGCGGTTCGACATGGGCGTACGGGTCACCTCGGTGACCGACGAGGTGCGCGGCGAGGGTGAGGCCGCGCAGCGCGTGTGGGGCTGGGGATACCGGACGCTCCTCGGTCACCTGGAGGAGGGCGAGCTGACGTACGAGGTGATCAAGCACCTGACCTCGGGAGACGTGGAGTTCCGTATCAGCGGCTACTCGCGGCGGGCGCCCATCCCCAACCCGCTGGTGCGCGTCGGTTTCATGGTCTTCGGCCGGATGACGCAGCGCCGCTTCTACCGGCACAGCGCGGAACGGCTGCGGGTGCTGACCCAGGCGGAAGTACGGGGGGCTCCGCCCGTACGGCCCCACCCCGTGCCGGGCGGAGACGGGAACCTCGTCGTCGCGCCGAGTCGTTCGAGGGCGTACGGCGTGCTGTGA
- a CDS encoding DUF1990 family protein, whose product MSASREERRREPSRGRHAGTLARFPAGIAIMSWRYLWRTCPLHRTETEGDHTDLPPRTPPEYTDSRSKALKDGSGPMFHRTFTIWIEGSSLEPDQLMTALTADLNRAAPSVAAVFTKTLGDNGAIRVGDEYRVQMPGPWDGPVRVVHRDATSFRFQTLSGHLEAGQIEFRARVGHDHSRGAGGGTRDGDRLLVFEVEAWSRAGDRWAEFLYSRLRVAKEIQLNMWVHFCLRAAAIAGGKPRGGVTIETRSIPASHCREAPAGQG is encoded by the coding sequence ATGTCCGCATCACGCGAGGAACGACGACGGGAACCGTCCCGGGGACGGCACGCGGGAACCCTGGCCCGCTTCCCCGCGGGCATCGCGATCATGTCCTGGCGCTACCTCTGGCGGACCTGCCCACTGCACCGCACCGAGACGGAGGGCGACCACACCGACCTGCCGCCCCGCACACCCCCGGAGTACACGGACAGCCGCAGCAAGGCGCTGAAGGACGGCTCAGGACCGATGTTCCACCGGACCTTCACGATCTGGATCGAGGGCAGTTCGCTGGAGCCGGACCAGCTGATGACCGCGCTCACGGCCGACCTGAACCGGGCCGCTCCCTCGGTCGCCGCCGTATTCACCAAAACCCTCGGCGACAACGGGGCCATTCGGGTCGGCGACGAGTACCGCGTACAGATGCCGGGCCCCTGGGACGGACCGGTACGTGTCGTCCATCGCGATGCCACGTCGTTCCGTTTCCAGACACTGAGCGGGCACCTCGAAGCCGGCCAGATCGAATTCCGGGCCCGCGTCGGCCATGACCACTCCCGTGGCGCCGGGGGCGGGACCCGCGACGGCGACCGTCTGCTCGTCTTCGAGGTCGAGGCGTGGTCCCGGGCGGGCGACCGCTGGGCCGAGTTCCTCTACAGCCGGCTTCGTGTCGCCAAGGAGATCCAGCTCAACATGTGGGTGCACTTCTGTCTGCGGGCCGCGGCCATCGCCGGGGGCAAGCCGCGTGGTGGTGTCACCATCGAGACGCGCAGCATCCCCGCGTCGCACTGCCGGGAAGCTCCCGCGGGACAGGGGTGA
- a CDS encoding CPBP family intramembrane glutamic endopeptidase — MPTSFAPARPAPDRTRSDLLLFLGVAFAVSWGSWGAAMGIGGPAANGEPAYVPFLFGAFGPLIGALVIRIRRRRRGEPVPAHAVRFRAATALLWTPPLMVLASATVLGAAVLGHAAGDPALSWEGAEDAMKSMGGPAAFLVSMLLSGPLSEEPGWRGTAYPRMRATMGRFRIGLTLGVIWAVWHLPLFFIDGTVQNGLGLASPGGVLFAVSNIPMAMLVSSAYERAGVVASIAVHFAVNTTMILLDVHSPVTQALIIGVQAAVVTVLLATGRRSAASPSGSPTGTPTVVAEADGRPKQSGLTPDRPGNPSPGPLPR; from the coding sequence ATGCCCACCTCATTCGCGCCAGCACGCCCCGCCCCCGACCGCACCCGAAGCGATCTGCTCCTCTTCCTCGGCGTCGCCTTCGCCGTGAGCTGGGGCTCCTGGGGCGCGGCGATGGGCATCGGCGGGCCCGCGGCGAACGGCGAACCTGCCTACGTCCCCTTCCTGTTCGGCGCCTTCGGCCCACTGATAGGCGCCCTTGTCATTCGGATCCGCCGCCGACGCCGCGGTGAACCCGTCCCCGCGCACGCGGTCCGGTTCCGGGCGGCCACAGCCCTGCTGTGGACGCCGCCGCTGATGGTGCTGGCGTCGGCGACCGTGCTGGGCGCGGCCGTGTTGGGGCACGCGGCGGGCGACCCCGCGTTGAGCTGGGAGGGCGCAGAGGACGCCATGAAGAGCATGGGTGGGCCCGCGGCGTTCCTGGTCAGCATGCTGCTCTCCGGCCCGTTGTCGGAGGAGCCCGGCTGGCGCGGCACCGCCTACCCGAGGATGCGCGCCACGATGGGCCGCTTCCGGATCGGCCTGACGCTGGGCGTGATCTGGGCCGTCTGGCACCTGCCGCTGTTCTTCATCGACGGGACCGTGCAGAACGGGCTCGGCCTCGCCTCCCCGGGCGGTGTGCTCTTCGCCGTCAGCAACATCCCGATGGCCATGCTGGTCAGCAGCGCCTACGAACGCGCCGGTGTGGTCGCCTCGATCGCCGTGCACTTCGCGGTCAACACGACCATGATCCTGCTGGACGTGCACAGCCCTGTGACACAGGCCCTGATCATCGGGGTTCAGGCGGCCGTCGTGACGGTGCTCCTGGCCACCGGCCGCCGGTCGGCCGCCTCCCCCTCGGGCTCCCCGACGGGCACACCGACCGTCGTCGCGGAGGCCGACGGCCGTCCGAAGCAATCCGGTCTGACGCCCGACCGGCCAGGCAACCCGTCACCCGGTCCGCTCCCGCGCTGA
- a CDS encoding alpha/beta hydrolase family protein: MPDIDMTVAADDGTPLAGTLTLPDGPSPHPAVLLLHGSGPLDRDGNTPKLMMDLGRPVAEALAASGIATLRYDRRGVGSTPGDWRAYGFADNRKDAEAALRALAARPDVRTDAVGVIGHSEGAVHAMTLAARTEVRAVVLLAGFANLGEEAFRWQGRSVVSTMPLPVRLLRRPLGALGSAFLARVKKTRTDVARIAGAPVNARWMREMIVHDSRDDLAAVRGPVLAITGDKDIQVDPADLDVIERLVPGGAETHRIAGLTHVLRRVAGRPTLGAYRRVLREPVDPDLLARVASWLTLHLDAAPRATTAEGATHPS, translated from the coding sequence TTGCCCGACATCGACATGACGGTTGCCGCGGACGACGGGACCCCGCTGGCCGGCACCCTGACCCTGCCGGACGGACCCTCTCCGCACCCTGCCGTCCTACTGCTGCACGGTTCGGGACCCCTGGACCGCGACGGCAACACTCCCAAACTGATGATGGACCTGGGCCGACCGGTGGCCGAGGCCCTCGCGGCGTCGGGGATCGCCACGCTGCGGTACGACCGGCGCGGTGTCGGCTCCACCCCGGGCGACTGGCGGGCCTACGGCTTCGCCGACAACCGCAAGGACGCCGAAGCGGCGCTGCGTGCCCTGGCCGCCCGCCCCGACGTCCGTACCGACGCGGTCGGCGTCATCGGTCACAGCGAGGGCGCCGTGCACGCCATGACCCTCGCCGCGCGGACGGAGGTGCGGGCGGTGGTGCTGCTGGCCGGCTTCGCCAACCTCGGCGAGGAAGCCTTCCGCTGGCAGGGCCGGTCCGTCGTCAGCACCATGCCCCTGCCCGTCCGGCTCCTCAGGCGCCCGCTGGGAGCGCTGGGCAGCGCGTTCCTCGCCCGCGTCAAGAAGACCCGGACGGATGTGGCGCGTATCGCCGGTGCCCCGGTCAACGCCCGCTGGATGCGCGAGATGATCGTCCATGACAGCCGGGACGACCTCGCCGCCGTCCGCGGTCCTGTCCTGGCCATCACCGGCGACAAGGACATCCAGGTCGACCCCGCCGACCTCGACGTGATCGAACGGCTCGTGCCCGGTGGGGCCGAGACCCACCGGATCGCCGGTCTCACGCACGTACTGCGCCGTGTCGCCGGGCGGCCCACCCTTGGTGCCTACCGTCGCGTCCTGCGCGAACCGGTCGACCCCGACCTCCTCGCGCGCGTCGCCTCCTGGCTCACCCTCCACCTTGACGCGGCCCCGCGGGCGACCACCGCCGAGGGAGCGACGCACCCCTCCTGA
- a CDS encoding helix-turn-helix domain-containing protein: MATANLLLHPVRMRILQALVGAGELTNAQLRDRLPDVSPASMYRHVGTLTQAGILEVVHERRVRGTVERSYRVRQDEALVDEDARTTMTKDDHRQAFTIFTGAMLADFDRYLARENAEPAREGVLYRQGAVWATPEEFTELVEELEATIARRTHHDAGDGRVRHIISLALVPDTAVEADTQEGDPAP, encoded by the coding sequence ATGGCCACCGCGAACCTCCTCCTCCACCCCGTCCGGATGCGCATCCTGCAGGCTCTGGTCGGAGCCGGTGAGTTGACCAACGCGCAGCTGCGCGACCGGCTGCCCGATGTGTCACCGGCGAGCATGTACCGGCACGTCGGCACCCTCACTCAGGCGGGCATCCTCGAAGTGGTGCACGAAAGACGCGTGCGCGGCACCGTCGAGCGCAGTTACCGGGTCCGCCAGGACGAGGCCCTCGTCGACGAGGACGCCCGCACCACCATGACCAAGGACGACCACCGGCAGGCCTTCACCATCTTCACCGGGGCGATGCTGGCGGACTTCGACCGCTACCTCGCGCGCGAGAACGCCGAACCCGCCCGCGAGGGCGTCCTTTACCGGCAGGGCGCGGTGTGGGCCACGCCCGAGGAGTTCACGGAACTGGTGGAGGAACTGGAGGCCACGATCGCCCGCCGCACCCACCACGACGCCGGCGACGGCCGCGTGCGGCACATCATCAGCCTCGCCCTGGTACCGGACACGGCCGTCGAGGCGGACACACAGGAGGGCGATCCCGCCCCTTAG
- a CDS encoding phosphoglyceromutase: MADAPYKLILLRHGESEWNEKNLFTGWVDVNLTAKGEKEAVRGGELMKDAGLLPDIVHTSVQKRAIRTAQLALEAADRLWIPVERSWRLNERHYGALQGKDKAQTLAEFGEEQFMEWRRSYDVPPPELADGSEFSQSDDPRYATIPSELRPKTECLKDVVVRMLPYWYDSVVPDLLTGRTVLIAAHGNSLRALVKHLDGISDAEISGLNIPTGIPLAYELDADFRPVKKGGTYLDPEAAKASIEAVKNQGKKK; encoded by the coding sequence ATGGCCGACGCACCGTACAAGCTGATCCTCCTCCGCCACGGCGAGAGCGAGTGGAACGAGAAGAACCTGTTCACCGGCTGGGTGGACGTCAACCTCACGGCGAAGGGCGAGAAGGAGGCGGTCCGCGGCGGTGAGCTGATGAAGGACGCCGGCCTGCTGCCCGACATCGTGCACACCTCGGTGCAGAAGCGCGCGATCCGCACCGCGCAGCTCGCCCTTGAGGCAGCCGACCGCCTGTGGATCCCGGTCGAGCGTTCGTGGCGCCTGAACGAGCGGCACTACGGGGCGCTCCAGGGCAAGGACAAGGCCCAGACGCTCGCCGAGTTCGGCGAGGAGCAGTTCATGGAGTGGCGCAGGTCCTACGACGTGCCGCCGCCGGAGCTGGCGGACGGCTCGGAGTTCTCCCAGAGCGACGACCCGCGCTACGCGACGATCCCCTCCGAGCTGCGCCCGAAGACGGAGTGCCTGAAGGACGTCGTCGTCCGCATGCTCCCTTACTGGTACGACAGCGTCGTCCCCGACCTGCTGACCGGCCGCACGGTCCTGATCGCCGCCCACGGCAACAGCCTGCGCGCCCTGGTCAAGCACCTCGACGGCATCTCGGACGCGGAGATCTCGGGCCTGAACATCCCGACCGGCATCCCGCTCGCCTACGAGCTGGACGCGGACTTCCGCCCGGTCAAGAAGGGCGGCACGTACCTCGACCCGGAGGCCGCCAAGGCTTCGATCGAGGCGGTCAAGAACCAGGGCAAGAAGAAGTAA
- a CDS encoding MDR family MFS transporter codes for MCTRSARAGENGESAMSVAAVGRAARESFAGLPRAFWWLWLSTLVNRLGGFVATFMALYLTLDRGYSASYAGLVAALHGLGGVLSTLVAGVLTDRLGRRPTMMIAQSATAVTVALLGFMVDPLAIAGVAFLVGMASNASRPAVQAMMADIVRPEDRVRAFSLNYWAVNLGFAVSSIGAGFVAQYSYLAGFLGEAVMTMACAIVVFLKLPESRPERTARERAAEPDIGLFSVLRDKRFMGVVGLSFLVAVVFQQGFVGLPIAMGTAGFSPADYGLAAGVNGLLVVVLQIPVTRFIEHRDPRRLLVISSVLAGYGFGLTAFAGSIGVFMLTVCVWTLAEIVNAPTQTGLVVRLSPVHGRGRYQGVYSLSWAVAALVAPLMSGVIIDRLGAAWLWGLCALVGTAAGIGYALLMRGLPRGAEEIVVRRPRQERTRAPTSGAAPAPDSANPR; via the coding sequence TTGTGCACGCGGAGCGCGCGTGCCGGGGAGAACGGGGAGAGCGCGATGTCTGTCGCCGCCGTAGGCCGAGCAGCGCGGGAGAGTTTCGCCGGGTTGCCGCGCGCGTTCTGGTGGCTGTGGCTCAGCACCCTCGTCAACCGGCTGGGCGGCTTCGTCGCCACCTTCATGGCGCTCTACCTGACCCTCGACCGCGGCTACTCAGCCTCGTACGCGGGGCTCGTCGCCGCCCTGCACGGCCTCGGCGGCGTCCTGTCGACGCTGGTCGCGGGGGTGCTCACCGACCGGCTCGGGCGGCGGCCGACGATGATGATCGCCCAGTCGGCGACCGCGGTGACCGTGGCGCTGCTCGGGTTCATGGTCGATCCGCTGGCCATCGCGGGGGTCGCCTTCCTCGTGGGCATGGCGTCCAACGCCTCCCGGCCCGCCGTACAGGCGATGATGGCCGACATCGTGCGCCCGGAGGACCGCGTCCGCGCCTTCTCCCTCAATTACTGGGCCGTCAACCTCGGCTTCGCCGTCTCATCGATCGGCGCCGGTTTCGTCGCCCAGTACAGCTATCTCGCCGGTTTCCTCGGTGAGGCCGTGATGACCATGGCCTGCGCGATCGTCGTCTTCCTCAAACTGCCCGAGTCCCGTCCCGAGCGCACCGCGCGGGAGCGGGCCGCCGAGCCGGACATCGGGCTGTTCTCCGTACTGCGCGACAAGCGGTTCATGGGCGTCGTCGGCCTGTCCTTCCTGGTGGCCGTCGTCTTCCAGCAGGGGTTCGTGGGGCTGCCCATCGCCATGGGCACGGCCGGGTTCAGCCCTGCCGACTACGGGCTCGCGGCCGGTGTCAACGGGCTACTCGTCGTGGTGCTCCAGATCCCCGTCACCCGGTTCATCGAACACCGCGACCCGCGCCGGCTCCTCGTCATCTCGTCCGTCCTCGCCGGTTACGGCTTCGGGCTCACCGCCTTCGCGGGGTCCATCGGCGTCTTCATGCTGACCGTCTGCGTGTGGACGCTCGCCGAGATCGTCAACGCCCCCACCCAGACCGGCCTCGTCGTCCGGCTCTCTCCCGTCCACGGCCGAGGCCGCTACCAGGGCGTGTACTCACTGTCGTGGGCGGTCGCCGCGCTCGTGGCGCCCCTGATGTCCGGCGTCATCATCGACCGCCTCGGCGCGGCCTGGCTGTGGGGGCTGTGCGCCCTCGTCGGTACGGCGGCGGGGATCGGTTACGCGCTGCTCATGCGGGGGCTGCCCAGGGGGGCCGAGGAGATAGTCGTACGGAGGCCGCGCCAAGAGAGGACGCGGGCTCCCACCTCCGGGGCGGCGCCCGCGCCCGACTCGGCGAACCCGCGCTGA
- a CDS encoding SRPBCC family protein: MATVEPVEAVAEAWIARRADEIWEIVADFDGLAAWHPLITSSDLVAGGVREVRTEGGGRVTEELVDSDPATMTLRYRLGDHDFPLRDHLARITVEPEQEGARVRWSATFVPTEGDGEAMRKAFAEGTFAPGLQALATARTPDAPEGTV; the protein is encoded by the coding sequence ATGGCGACTGTGGAGCCCGTCGAGGCCGTGGCAGAAGCGTGGATCGCCCGTCGCGCCGACGAAATCTGGGAGATCGTCGCCGATTTCGACGGACTGGCCGCCTGGCATCCGCTGATCACGTCGAGCGACCTGGTGGCGGGCGGGGTGCGTGAGGTGCGTACGGAGGGCGGTGGCCGGGTCACTGAGGAACTGGTCGACTCCGACCCCGCCACCATGACCTTGCGCTACCGCCTCGGCGACCACGATTTCCCCCTCAGGGACCACCTCGCGCGGATCACCGTGGAGCCCGAGCAGGAGGGGGCGCGGGTGCGCTGGTCGGCGACGTTCGTACCGACGGAGGGCGACGGCGAGGCGATGCGGAAGGCGTTCGCGGAGGGAACGTTCGCCCCCGGCCTCCAGGCACTGGCGACAGCACGGACACCGGACGCGCCGGAGGGGACGGTCTGA
- a CDS encoding type III secretion system chaperone family protein, giving the protein MADAPAVLEEFLTGADLEWESPAPGSYVVKLPGTRKLSTTLSLIVGRHSLSLNAFVVRHPDENHEAVHRWLLERNLKLYGVSYAIDPLGDIYLTGKLPLAAVVPEEIDRLLGSVLEAADGSFNTLLELGFASAIRKEYAWRVSRGEPTRNLDAFTHLTGAAKPSRSPEGP; this is encoded by the coding sequence ATGGCTGACGCACCGGCGGTCCTGGAGGAGTTCCTGACCGGCGCCGACCTGGAGTGGGAGAGTCCGGCGCCCGGCAGTTACGTGGTCAAACTCCCCGGCACCCGCAAGCTCTCCACGACGCTCTCCCTCATCGTCGGCAGACACTCGCTCTCGCTCAACGCCTTTGTCGTCCGCCACCCCGACGAGAACCACGAGGCCGTCCACCGCTGGCTCCTCGAACGCAACCTCAAGCTCTACGGCGTGAGTTACGCCATCGACCCGCTCGGCGACATCTACCTCACGGGAAAGCTGCCGCTGGCCGCGGTGGTCCCCGAGGAGATCGACAGGCTGCTCGGCTCGGTGCTGGAAGCGGCCGACGGGAGTTTCAACACCCTCCTTGAGCTGGGCTTCGCGAGCGCGATCCGCAAGGAGTACGCGTGGCGCGTCTCGCGCGGGGAGCCGACACGGAACTTGGACGCGTTCACGCACCTCACCGGGGCGGCGAAGCCGTCGCGATCACCAGAAGGCCCCTGA
- the mshA gene encoding D-inositol-3-phosphate glycosyltransferase, translating to MSQYVSRLGLRSPTSPSRLRLPGGNRKQPRRVAMLSVHTSPLHQPGTGDAGGMNVYIVELAKRLAAINIEVEIFTRATVGALPPSVELSPGVLVRHVDAGPYEGLNKEDLPAQLCAFTHGVMRAWAGHKPGYYDLVHSHYWLSGHVGWLAAERWGVPLVHAMHTMAKVKNASLAAGDTPEPAGRVIGETQVVRASDRLIANTDEEAAELVRHYEADPGRVAVVHPGVNLDRFRPADGRAAARERLGLPQDALIPLFAGRIQPLKAPDILLRAVAVLLDERPELRSRLVVPVVGGPSGSGLAKPERLQKLAARLGVSDVTRFQPPVGQDRLADWFRAASVLVMPSYSESFGLVAIEAQAAGTPVIAASVGGLPVAVREGVSGFLIDGHEPADYARALRRFADDHTLTDRMGEAAARHALSFGWDTSASATSEVYAAAVAERRRRVRSHHG from the coding sequence GTGAGCCAGTACGTGTCCAGGCTCGGGCTCCGTTCACCGACATCCCCGTCCCGGCTCCGGCTGCCGGGCGGCAACCGCAAGCAGCCGCGCAGGGTGGCCATGCTCAGCGTGCACACCTCGCCGCTGCACCAGCCGGGCACGGGCGACGCGGGCGGCATGAACGTCTACATCGTGGAGCTGGCCAAACGCCTCGCCGCGATCAACATCGAGGTCGAGATCTTCACGCGGGCCACCGTCGGCGCCCTGCCGCCCAGCGTGGAACTCTCGCCCGGCGTCCTCGTACGCCATGTGGACGCGGGTCCCTACGAAGGGCTCAACAAAGAGGACCTGCCCGCCCAGCTCTGTGCCTTCACGCACGGCGTGATGCGGGCGTGGGCGGGACACAAACCCGGCTACTACGACCTCGTGCACTCGCACTACTGGCTGAGCGGCCACGTCGGCTGGCTCGCCGCGGAACGCTGGGGCGTGCCCTTGGTACACGCCATGCACACCATGGCCAAGGTCAAGAACGCCTCGCTCGCGGCCGGCGACACACCGGAACCCGCCGGGCGCGTCATCGGCGAGACGCAGGTCGTGCGGGCCTCCGACCGGCTCATCGCCAACACGGACGAGGAAGCCGCGGAACTCGTCCGCCACTACGAGGCGGACCCCGGACGGGTCGCCGTCGTCCACCCCGGCGTGAACCTCGACCGGTTCCGCCCCGCGGACGGCCGCGCGGCGGCCCGCGAACGGCTCGGGCTGCCGCAGGACGCGCTCATACCGCTCTTCGCCGGCCGTATCCAGCCCCTCAAGGCCCCGGACATCCTGCTGCGCGCCGTCGCCGTCCTCCTGGACGAACGCCCGGAACTCCGCTCACGGCTCGTCGTGCCGGTCGTCGGCGGCCCGAGCGGCAGCGGGCTGGCCAAGCCCGAGCGGCTCCAGAAGCTGGCGGCGCGGCTCGGGGTCTCCGATGTGACACGGTTCCAGCCGCCGGTGGGGCAGGACAGGCTCGCGGACTGGTTCAGGGCCGCGTCCGTCCTGGTCATGCCCTCGTACAGCGAATCCTTCGGGCTGGTCGCGATAGAGGCACAGGCGGCGGGTACGCCGGTGATCGCGGCCTCCGTCGGCGGGCTGCCCGTAGCGGTGCGCGAAGGGGTCAGCGGCTTCCTCATCGACGGCCACGAACCCGCCGACTACGCGCGGGCCCTGCGCCGGTTCGCCGACGACCACACGCTCACCGACAGGATGGGCGAGGCGGCTGCCCGCCACGCCCTCTCCTTCGGCTGGGACACGTCGGCCTCCGCCACCTCGGAGGTCTACGCCGCCGCCGTGGCCGAACGGCGCCGTCGCGTACGCTCGCACCATGGCTGA
- a CDS encoding glycoside hydrolase family 88 protein, with amino-acid sequence MDLDRRRFLTATAALAGAAAVLPATPAAARIASAPGAAPGDRLPPRREIVAVLRRVADQWIGAHGDPGDNQWARATFFSGLMALHGLTKEPRYLAYARGWAEKHGYALNGGVTTRHADNHCAGQAYLDLYEAEAEPDDAKIAAIEESLNRMVHTDRPEKNDDWWWDDALHMAMPPLARLGALRGDPAFATKMHALYTHTKGAEGGPGLYVPARGLWYRDKNFLPGAITSPAGLPVLWSRGNGWVAGAHAKVLAALPGGHPDVPEYRRTLVAELAALRDVQRADGFWNVNLADPAHLPGPETSGTAFFAYATAYAVRARLVPAATYGPVAARAWNGMVATAVHADGFLGYVQGVGDRPESSQPVNRDTTADFGVGAFLRAGTELAALAGTTG; translated from the coding sequence ATGGACCTGGACCGCCGTCGTTTCCTGACCGCCACGGCCGCGCTCGCGGGCGCCGCCGCCGTACTCCCCGCCACACCGGCCGCCGCACGCATCGCGTCCGCGCCCGGCGCCGCGCCCGGCGACCGGCTCCCGCCGAGACGCGAGATCGTCGCCGTGCTGCGCCGCGTGGCCGACCAGTGGATCGGCGCCCACGGTGACCCCGGCGACAACCAGTGGGCGCGCGCCACGTTCTTCAGTGGCCTGATGGCGCTGCACGGCCTCACCAAGGAGCCGCGCTACCTCGCGTACGCCCGAGGCTGGGCGGAGAAGCACGGCTACGCGCTGAACGGCGGCGTCACCACCCGGCACGCCGACAACCACTGCGCGGGGCAGGCCTACCTCGATCTCTATGAGGCGGAGGCCGAGCCCGACGACGCGAAGATCGCCGCCATAGAGGAGTCGCTCAACCGGATGGTCCACACCGACCGCCCGGAGAAGAACGACGACTGGTGGTGGGACGACGCCCTGCACATGGCCATGCCGCCGCTCGCACGCCTCGGTGCCCTGCGCGGTGATCCCGCCTTCGCCACCAAGATGCACGCCCTGTACACGCACACCAAGGGCGCGGAGGGCGGCCCCGGCCTCTACGTGCCGGCCCGCGGCCTCTGGTACCGCGACAAGAACTTCCTGCCGGGAGCCATCACCTCGCCCGCCGGGCTGCCCGTCCTCTGGTCGCGTGGCAACGGATGGGTCGCGGGCGCCCACGCGAAGGTCCTCGCGGCGCTCCCCGGCGGCCACCCCGACGTGCCCGAGTACCGGCGCACCCTTGTCGCGGAACTCGCGGCACTGCGCGACGTGCAGCGCGCCGACGGCTTCTGGAACGTGAACCTCGCGGACCCCGCCCACCTGCCGGGGCCCGAGACCAGTGGCACGGCGTTCTTCGCCTACGCGACGGCCTACGCGGTACGCGCCCGCCTGGTCCCCGCGGCCACGTACGGGCCGGTAGCCGCCCGCGCGTGGAACGGCATGGTCGCCACGGCCGTGCACGCCGACGGCTTCCTGGGGTACGTCCAGGGCGTCGGCGACCGGCCGGAGTCCAGCCAGCCGGTGAACCGTGACACCACGGCGGACTTCGGCGTCGGGGCCTTCCTCAGGGCCGGTACGGAGCTGGCCGCCCTCGCGGGCACGACCGGCTGA
- a CDS encoding SAM-dependent methyltransferase yields MALSSTPFRVPGARGAGRARPVGTATRGTTNPNRLRRMDRWIAATHGLVLRRHGARAFAVDLGYGAAPWTAVELLSRLRAAAPLVQVVGIEIDPARVAAAAPYAREGLSFLHGGFEVPLPDGHGTPPTGGARGVGAPSAGEADGPVLIRAANVLRQYDEAEVAAVWQRLRRRLAPDGLLVEGTCDEIGRRHVWVALGREGPRTVTFAARLASLERPSDLAERLPKALIHHNVPGRPVHAFLRDFDHAWAAASPYAAYGARQRWIRTARDLSADWPIVDGRGRWRHGELTVRWEALAPR; encoded by the coding sequence ATGGCCTTGAGCAGCACTCCCTTCCGTGTCCCCGGGGCACGCGGGGCAGGGCGCGCGCGGCCCGTCGGAACTGCCACGCGCGGAACCACCAACCCGAACCGGCTCCGCCGCATGGACCGCTGGATCGCCGCCACGCACGGCCTCGTCCTGCGTCGCCACGGCGCGCGGGCCTTCGCCGTCGACCTGGGGTACGGGGCGGCCCCCTGGACCGCGGTCGAACTGCTCTCCCGGCTGCGCGCCGCCGCCCCTCTGGTCCAGGTCGTGGGTATCGAGATCGACCCGGCGCGCGTCGCGGCAGCCGCCCCGTACGCCCGTGAAGGGCTCTCCTTCCTGCACGGCGGCTTCGAGGTGCCGCTGCCCGACGGCCACGGGACGCCACCGACCGGCGGGGCCCGCGGAGTCGGGGCTCCCTCGGCCGGCGAGGCCGATGGCCCGGTGCTGATCCGCGCGGCCAACGTCCTGCGCCAGTACGACGAGGCCGAAGTCGCCGCCGTGTGGCAGCGGCTGCGGAGACGGCTCGCCCCTGACGGGCTGCTGGTCGAAGGCACCTGCGACGAGATCGGCAGACGGCACGTCTGGGTGGCACTGGGCCGGGAAGGCCCGCGCACCGTCACCTTCGCGGCCCGCCTCGCCTCCCTGGAGCGCCCCTCCGACCTGGCGGAACGCCTGCCGAAGGCGCTGATCCATCACAATGTGCCCGGCCGGCCCGTCCACGCCTTCCTGCGCGACTTCGACCACGCCTGGGCCGCCGCCTCGCCCTACGCGGCCTACGGCGCGCGGCAACGGTGGATCAGGACCGCGCGTGACCTGTCGGCCGACTGGCCGATCGTGGACGGGCGCGGACGCTGGCGCCACGGCGAACTCACGGTGCGGTGGGAGGCGCTCGCCCCGCGCTGA